TTGAATCCATCATATGAAGTCTCCGTTCCAAAGGAAGATATTAAGCGTATGGTTTGAGATCATACAGGCTATTAATTTTCAAACGTCGGGATTAAGTCGATTTTAACATGTTTTATGGAAGCGTTCTCTGGGATTCTGGAAAAATCCCCATAATTTCTGTACAAGAGACCAAGCGGAGTACCATTGAATCCTTTACATTTAAAGCAGGCGCCTACCATGCGCGACAATTCAATTAGGGTAAGGAAGTGGACAGATGGATAAGAAGAATAGGCTCAAGGAACTGGCTGAGCATGTCTTTCATCGCATGATCGATGCTCCGGCAGATGACTGGGGAATGAATATTGAAAACTGGGACTGGGTACCGGGGGTCGGAGTTATTTCAATCCTGGAATACGGGCAATTGGCAGGCGACGCCACAGCAATTGAATATTTGCGGCGGTGGACGGAACGCAACAAACATAAAAGCGAACAGGTTAAAGTCATCAATTCGATGGCGCCGTATGCGATCTTTCCTACATTGTATCGGATTACCGGGGAACGCTGGTATTTGGATACCGCGACGAAGATCGGGGATTGGATGCTGACGGAAGCGCCCCGTACCCACGATGGCGCTTTTGAACATACGGTTACGGAGGATGCTCAATTTTCCGATCAAGCATGGGCGGACACGTTATTTATGGCGGTGATCTTCTTGGCGAGACTTGCAAGGCTGACTGGGGACAGTAAGTATGCCAAAGAAGCGGAATTTCAATTACTAGTCCATTTACGGCTGCTGCAGGATCCGGAGACAGGCGTGCTGTTTCATGGTTGGAATGGTGCCGAAGGCAATCATATGTCCGCCGCCCGCTGGGCCCGCGCTAATGCTTGGGTCATTCTGTCGGCTCCCTGGATTGCTGCGGAAATCAAGGACTTGACCCCGTTGTCTGATGAAATTATAGAACGATATCAACAACTGGCGGCAGGTTTGCGGCAGTATCAAAGAGAAAGCGGCTTGTGGAACACGGTGTTGGATCAGTCCAAGTTTGCCGAGGAGACGTCTGGAAGTGCAGGGATTGCAGCAGGATGGCTAGCTGGGATGCGAATAGGTTGGTTGGATCCTACATATAAAGAAGCTGCTGAGAAGGCGCTGCAAGGTGTGGAGGAGTTCATTGATCCGGACGGAACAGTGCAAGGTGTCTCCGGGGGGACGCCGGTGATGCCGGATATTCCGGCCTATCATCAAATCCCGTGCTATCCAACTTTATACGGGCAGGGCTTGGTACTTATCTTATTATCACTTGCGTATACGGAGATGGGGGAATCCATGTGAACAATGTTCTGCTGGCTTTTCCGGAAGGGAAGCATAAGGCGCTTACACTCAGTTATGATGACGGTAGAACGGCAGACCGGCGGCTAGTCCGGCTGCTGAATGACTACGGGATCAAAGCGACCTTTCATCTGAACTCGGGTCTTGTAGGCGAGGATGATAGAATCCCGTTGGATCAAGCTGCAGAGCTCTACCAGGGACACGAAATTGCAGCACATACGGTGAATCACCCTACAATCGCCAGATGTGCAAAAGAGCAAGTCGTCAGCGAAATTGTTGAAGACCGGAGAGCGTTGGAGAAAATGACAGGTTATCCGGTCCGTGGATTTTCCTATCCAAATGGATCGTTGAATCGTCAAATCAAAGAAATACTTCCGGTTCTGGGAATTGATTATGCGCGAACGGTGGCGAGCCACGGTGATTTCCACATGCCAGAGGATCTCATGGAGTGGAATCCAACCTGCCATCATAATCAGAATCTGCTTGCATTAGCAGAGAAATTCAAGCAGCTTGACCGAAGACAGTATCTATATATGATGTATGTATGGGGACATAGCTATGAATTCGACCAGAACAATAATTGGGAGTTAATCGAAAGCTTCTGTGAATCGGCCGGTCGCCGTGACGATATCTGGTATGCCACTAACATTGAGATCTCGGATTACCTGAAGTGTTTTAATAATCTTCGTTTTGCAGCCTCTATGGAGTTTGTATATAATCCTTCCTTTGATTCTGTATGGCTTGATGCCGGCGGAACCATCGTTGAAGCCAAAGGCGGCAGCCGGACACAACTGCTCTAGCTTCAACAAGATATTCGCTGCTACTCTATCATCCCTTTTGAACTGTGATGCTCTTTCTTTTAGATAATCATAGATTCAGAAGGGATTTTTCCTATCATCGGATATTCATGGGAATCATAGAATGATATATTAATTTCACAATGGAGTTGGTCCATTCAATCTTATTGGAAAATAGGGGGGACTTGCATGCGATTAAGTATTTCCGGAAAGGTCATGGTCATCTATGGTTCCATTTGTATTGTCATTATCATCCTGGCCTTTAGTTTGTCTTATTTTGGTATGGTGGGACGTCTGCAGCGTGATCTGAAGGATACGCACATCGCATTGCTCAAGCAAATCGATAATAGAATCGAGCTTGTGTTCCGAGCAACTGAAAAGGACTTGCTCAATCTGTCGCAGGAGCTTGAATACGTTTATTTTATGTATGACAGCTATGAAGATCCCTCTCAAAAATATGCCAATTCCTTTGGTTTGTCTAATAAACTGCAGATCATGGTTCATGCCAATGAGCAATTATCTTCTGTTTTTGTCTATTCGGATACGAGCGGCGATATGATGACAGACAAGACACTAATCAAGAACAACGAATTCGAGGACAAATGGCTGCAAAGCTATATCGAAATGGATGGCTACTCGAAATGGATCGGTACGCATAAGGTGCGGGACGGGGGGAAATTGCAGGATGTTATTACACTGATCCGTCCTTATCCATTGATCAGCAGTCCAGGCTACCGTAAAGGGCTTGTCGCTGTAAATATCAATGAGGATGTACTCTACCGGATGGTCAGCGATGTATTTGAAGGCGGCCAGGACGGAGTACATACCTTTATTATTGACGACAAGGGGAATATCGTGACCCATGACGATAAAATGCAATTATACAAAAATGTGACGGACATTCCTTATATGAAGCAGGTCCTGGACAGAACAGAGAGCGGACAATTCACGGCCGAATCAAACGGAGGCAAGCAATCGGTCTTTTATATAACGTCCAATTATACAGGTTGGAGAATCGTCAGTGTGATTCCGGAAGCGGAGCTATACCAGCCGCTGGAATCGCTCCGTAATCTGATGATCGCGATTGTGATCATTATGCTTATATTGGCGTTGTCCGTCCTATTTTACGTGAACCGGCGCACCTTTAAGCCTCTTGACCGTTTAGCCGTTAAAATGACGGGAGCATCCAGGCAGGGCAAACCGGGACACACTGTGAAGCTGGATTATCTGGAAAAGGTATTTGATCAAATGCATATTGACCGCAAGCAATTGGAACAGCAGGTGCGAGATTCCAAACCAATCGTGAAGTGGAGAATGGTGATGGATGTGTTAACGGGCTATCATACAGAATTTGAATCTGTCAATCGGCAATTGGAATATTCGGGCTTTCCGTTGTTCCCGCAATTGTTCATTGTCTGTGCGGCAGAAATCGGCAAAGACAACGGCATGAGCTCCAAGGATGAGACCCTGTATACATACATGCTCTGTAATGTCGCTGAGGAATTGATCAATATGGAGACTGCGGGTGTAGCGATAGATACCGGTTCAGGCCGGGCCGCAATGATTATTAGCTTCGCCGAGGGCGACGCCGAGCAGAACCATCTTCGCGCATTGGCCATTCTGGAGCTTGTGCTGGATATTATGAAGCAGCAGTTCGGACTGTTGGTAACCGTTGGAGTAGGAAGATGTTATGGAGATATGTGTGATATTACAACCTCTTATGCCGAAGCACAAAAAGCGCTGGAATACCGGATGATCCTGGGTAGTCAAACTGTTATTTCCTTTGAGGATTTGAGCGGCTCGGAGCATCAGGACTTTTACCGCATCCTGAAGATGACAGATCACATCATTGAAGCACTGAGACAGACCGAGATGGAGAAGATAGAGCAGCAAGTTGCCTGCTTATATCAGGATGCGATTGGCCACGGTTTGTCTCCGGAGCTGATCCGCCATTTCTCCTATGAGCTAGTGATGAAATCACTGCAGGCTGTTGCGGCCACGGGCGTTGATGTGGATGAAAGCATGGATAATATGGGCAGGATTCATACGCGTATCTATCGCAGCCGTAATTGGCAGGAGCTGGAGCAAATTGTACTGAATGTACTTATGCAAATGGCGGGCAAGGTTGAAGAGAGACGCAGGCAGCGCGGCAGCAATAAATTGATCTCGGAAATGCTGGCATATATCGAGGAACACTTCCGAGAAAGTGAATTCTCATTGGCACATCTGGCGGAAACGTTTGGGCTCAGTCCGACCTATATCAGTAAATTGTTTAAAGAGCATACGGAGAAGAATTTCATCGATTATTTAATAGAGACCCGGATTCATGCAGCGCTTGAGTTGTTGACGGATAAGAATCGTAAAATCAATGATATAGCCGAAGAGGTCGGCTATATCAATACGCGAAGCTTCCTGCGGGCATTTAAGAAATATACAGGTATGACGCCTTCCGAGCAGCGTGAGCTACTCCAGGATTCAACTCCCAAAATCGCCTTGGAATAGGCTTTGTTGCGCTTGAATCATAAGAAAATGAACGGATCGTAAAAAATGCGACCTGCCCATGGATAAGAAAAGTCACTGAATGCAAAACCCGTCTCTTTCCGGCTTCGCCGTCCCTTCATACAATCAGAATTGTAGCTGCGGATCAATTTGCATGTCATGTTGCGAAAGGGTGAGACGTTATGTGGCGAGAGGAAGAGGTAGTATGAGTGGGCAGTCAGTTTGGAGTAGAGTGATTCGGGATAAGCATTTATATTTGATGCTGTTGCCTGTGATTCTGTTTTATTTTCTATTTAAATACGTTCCGATTGTTGGCGAGATCATTGCATTTAAGAATTACAGGTTTGCAGACGGTATATTTGGAAGCCAGTGGGTCGGTCTCAAGCATTTTCAAATGATATTCCAAAGCTCGGATTTCTGGAGAATACTCAGGAATACGCTCGTTCTGAATTTGTACAGTCTTGTATTCGGATTTCCTGTTCCGATTATACTGGCGCTTCTTCTAAATGAAGTCCGGCGGAACTGGTACAAACGTATTGTGCAAAACATGCTGTATATCCCGCATTTTATGTCTTGGGCTGTGCTCGGCACCATTGTCGTGGCCGCGTTGTCGCCGAGTACGGGGATCGTGAATCTTCTGCTGAAGAATCTGACCGGCGGCGAGACGATCTATTTTATGGCAGATTCATTCTGGTGGCCGATCGCCTATACGATCTCGGGCATTTGGCGTGAAGCGGGATGGGGGACGATCCTGTATCTGGCGGCGATGGCCTCCATCGATCCCCAGCTATATGAGGCAGCCAAAATCGACGGAGCCTCAAAGCTGCGGCAGATGTGGCATGTGACACTGCCCGGTATCCGCGGTACGATTGCGATTCTGCTGATTCTCAGAATGGGGCAAATGATGGATGTCGGATTGGAACAAACTCTGGTGCTGCAGAACAACTCCGTATTGGATGTCGCCGATGTCATCAGCACGTATGTATACCGGGTAGGGCTGCAAAATATGAACTATAGCTATACGACAGCGATTGGACTCTTTCAATCGGTTGTAAGCGTGATTCTTGTTCTGACCGTTAACCGGTCTATCCGACTCTTCGGGGAACGGGGGTTGTGGTAGTTCAATGAAAACAGATCCTGTAAGCAAACTCGGAATCGTAAGCGCTTACGTTTTTCTTGGATTCGTGTCGCTGCTGACGTTATTCCCTTTCTGGTATGAAATCGTGGCCTCCTTCAGCAGCAGCAGAGCGATTACGTCAGGGGAAGTGTTCCTATGGCCGGTCGAGTTTAATACGGTTGCCTATCAGCGATTGTTCGATGACGGACAGTTGATCATGGCGATGGGAAATACCGTGCTCGTTACGGTGGCTGGAACCTTGTTCAACATGGTGATGACGATTCTGGCGGCATATCCGCTCTCACGGAAGCGACTGGTTGGTCGTAGCTGGCTCTTGATGCTCATCACGTTTACCATGTTGTTCGTGGCTGGCTTGATCCCGAATTTTATTCTGATCAAGTCCTTGGGACTAATGAATTCGTATTGGGCAGTTTGGCTGCCGGGGCTGATCAGCACCTATAACATGTTTGTCATGAAGACGTTTATGGAGGGGCTGCCAGGCGAAATTGAGGAGTCCGCATCCATTGACGGTGCTGGCGACTGGCGAATCCTGCTGCAAATCTATCTGCCGCTTTGCAAGCCGATTCTGGCCGCACTGTCTTTGTTCTACGCGGTTAGCTGGTGGAACAGCTATTTCAATGTGATGTTATATGTTACGAAATCGACGAAGCTGACGGTTATGGTCAAGCTCTATCAGATGGTAAGCGCGGTGGATAGTAATCTGCTGAACAGCATGAATGGCAATGAAGGGCTGGAACAGGTGCTGTTAACACCTGAGGCACTCAAGGCCGCTGCCGTTGTCATTGTCGTAACACCGATTCTGTGCGTGTATCCATTTCTGCAGAAGCATTTTGTGAAAGGTGTGCTGATCGGGTCAGTCAAGGGCTGAAGGTGCCCGAATAATACTGGTTAGCGC
The window above is part of the Paenibacillus lutimineralis genome. Proteins encoded here:
- a CDS encoding glycoside hydrolase family 88/105 protein — encoded protein: MDKKNRLKELAEHVFHRMIDAPADDWGMNIENWDWVPGVGVISILEYGQLAGDATAIEYLRRWTERNKHKSEQVKVINSMAPYAIFPTLYRITGERWYLDTATKIGDWMLTEAPRTHDGAFEHTVTEDAQFSDQAWADTLFMAVIFLARLARLTGDSKYAKEAEFQLLVHLRLLQDPETGVLFHGWNGAEGNHMSAARWARANAWVILSAPWIAAEIKDLTPLSDEIIERYQQLAAGLRQYQRESGLWNTVLDQSKFAEETSGSAGIAAGWLAGMRIGWLDPTYKEAAEKALQGVEEFIDPDGTVQGVSGGTPVMPDIPAYHQIPCYPTLYGQGLVLILLSLAYTEMGESM
- a CDS encoding polysaccharide deacetylase family protein, with protein sequence MNNVLLAFPEGKHKALTLSYDDGRTADRRLVRLLNDYGIKATFHLNSGLVGEDDRIPLDQAAELYQGHEIAAHTVNHPTIARCAKEQVVSEIVEDRRALEKMTGYPVRGFSYPNGSLNRQIKEILPVLGIDYARTVASHGDFHMPEDLMEWNPTCHHNQNLLALAEKFKQLDRRQYLYMMYVWGHSYEFDQNNNWELIESFCESAGRRDDIWYATNIEISDYLKCFNNLRFAASMEFVYNPSFDSVWLDAGGTIVEAKGGSRTQLL
- a CDS encoding helix-turn-helix domain-containing protein codes for the protein MRLSISGKVMVIYGSICIVIIILAFSLSYFGMVGRLQRDLKDTHIALLKQIDNRIELVFRATEKDLLNLSQELEYVYFMYDSYEDPSQKYANSFGLSNKLQIMVHANEQLSSVFVYSDTSGDMMTDKTLIKNNEFEDKWLQSYIEMDGYSKWIGTHKVRDGGKLQDVITLIRPYPLISSPGYRKGLVAVNINEDVLYRMVSDVFEGGQDGVHTFIIDDKGNIVTHDDKMQLYKNVTDIPYMKQVLDRTESGQFTAESNGGKQSVFYITSNYTGWRIVSVIPEAELYQPLESLRNLMIAIVIIMLILALSVLFYVNRRTFKPLDRLAVKMTGASRQGKPGHTVKLDYLEKVFDQMHIDRKQLEQQVRDSKPIVKWRMVMDVLTGYHTEFESVNRQLEYSGFPLFPQLFIVCAAEIGKDNGMSSKDETLYTYMLCNVAEELINMETAGVAIDTGSGRAAMIISFAEGDAEQNHLRALAILELVLDIMKQQFGLLVTVGVGRCYGDMCDITTSYAEAQKALEYRMILGSQTVISFEDLSGSEHQDFYRILKMTDHIIEALRQTEMEKIEQQVACLYQDAIGHGLSPELIRHFSYELVMKSLQAVAATGVDVDESMDNMGRIHTRIYRSRNWQELEQIVLNVLMQMAGKVEERRRQRGSNKLISEMLAYIEEHFRESEFSLAHLAETFGLSPTYISKLFKEHTEKNFIDYLIETRIHAALELLTDKNRKINDIAEEVGYINTRSFLRAFKKYTGMTPSEQRELLQDSTPKIALE
- a CDS encoding ABC transporter permease, which codes for MSGQSVWSRVIRDKHLYLMLLPVILFYFLFKYVPIVGEIIAFKNYRFADGIFGSQWVGLKHFQMIFQSSDFWRILRNTLVLNLYSLVFGFPVPIILALLLNEVRRNWYKRIVQNMLYIPHFMSWAVLGTIVVAALSPSTGIVNLLLKNLTGGETIYFMADSFWWPIAYTISGIWREAGWGTILYLAAMASIDPQLYEAAKIDGASKLRQMWHVTLPGIRGTIAILLILRMGQMMDVGLEQTLVLQNNSVLDVADVISTYVYRVGLQNMNYSYTTAIGLFQSVVSVILVLTVNRSIRLFGERGLW
- a CDS encoding carbohydrate ABC transporter permease — translated: MKTDPVSKLGIVSAYVFLGFVSLLTLFPFWYEIVASFSSSRAITSGEVFLWPVEFNTVAYQRLFDDGQLIMAMGNTVLVTVAGTLFNMVMTILAAYPLSRKRLVGRSWLLMLITFTMLFVAGLIPNFILIKSLGLMNSYWAVWLPGLISTYNMFVMKTFMEGLPGEIEESASIDGAGDWRILLQIYLPLCKPILAALSLFYAVSWWNSYFNVMLYVTKSTKLTVMVKLYQMVSAVDSNLLNSMNGNEGLEQVLLTPEALKAAAVVIVVTPILCVYPFLQKHFVKGVLIGSVKG